The following coding sequences are from one Streptomyces sp. NBC_01485 window:
- a CDS encoding ABC transporter ATP-binding protein: MLLELAGATVRFGGRAVLDAVDLAVAEHEVVCVLGPSGSGKSTLLRAVAGLQPLDSGRVLLDGRDQTGVPAHKRELGLMFQDHQLFPQRDVGGNVAFGLRMRAASAQEQAARVRELLDLVGLPGAARRAVAALSGGEQQRVALARALAPRPRLLMLDEPLGQLDRSLRERLVVELRELFGRLGTTVLAVTHDQGEAFALADRVVVMRDGRIAQSGTPLEVWQRPADAFVARFLGFDNVVEATVTGEVAVTPWGKVPVPAGSGQGARTLLVRPAGVRLVGAEEGLRCTVAARTFRGTHVAVHLQPEGAPRLEAACTLRDAPEVGDTVGVSFDAAEIVVLD, from the coding sequence ATGCTGCTGGAACTGGCGGGCGCGACCGTGCGGTTCGGTGGGCGGGCCGTGCTCGACGCCGTCGATCTGGCCGTCGCCGAGCACGAGGTGGTGTGTGTGCTCGGGCCCAGCGGCAGTGGCAAGTCGACGCTGCTGCGGGCGGTCGCCGGACTGCAACCCCTGGACTCCGGGCGGGTGTTGCTCGACGGGCGCGACCAGACGGGTGTGCCCGCGCACAAGCGGGAGCTCGGGCTGATGTTCCAGGACCATCAGCTCTTCCCGCAGCGGGACGTGGGCGGCAACGTGGCCTTCGGGCTGCGGATGCGGGCTGCCTCCGCACAGGAACAGGCGGCGCGGGTACGGGAGTTGCTCGACCTCGTCGGGCTGCCCGGCGCCGCTCGCCGGGCCGTGGCCGCGCTCTCCGGCGGGGAGCAGCAGCGGGTGGCGCTGGCCCGGGCGCTGGCGCCCCGGCCCCGGCTGCTGATGCTGGACGAGCCGCTCGGCCAGCTCGACCGGTCGCTGCGGGAGCGGCTGGTCGTCGAACTCCGGGAACTCTTCGGCCGGTTGGGGACCACCGTCCTCGCGGTCACGCACGACCAGGGCGAGGCGTTCGCGCTCGCCGACCGGGTCGTGGTGATGCGGGACGGGCGGATCGCCCAGTCCGGTACGCCACTTGAGGTGTGGCAGCGGCCGGCGGACGCGTTCGTGGCCCGCTTCCTCGGCTTCGACAACGTGGTCGAGGCGACCGTCACCGGGGAGGTCGCGGTCACGCCGTGGGGCAAGGTGCCGGTGCCGGCCGGGTCCGGGCAGGGGGCGCGCACACTGCTCGTCCGGCCCGCCGGTGTGCGCCTGGTGGGCGCGGAGGAGGGCCTGCGCTGCACGGTCGCCGCCCGCACCTTCCGGGGCACCCATGTCGCCGTGCACCTCCAGCCGGAGGGCGCACCGAGGCTCGAGGCGGCGTGCACGCTGCGGGACGCGCCGGAGGTCGGGGACACGGTCGGGGTGTCCTTCGACGCGGCCGAAATCGTCGTACTGGACTGA
- a CDS encoding LAETG motif-containing sortase-dependent surface protein has product MSLSRRTAARSVRMLGVTAASAALAFSAAGTALACDISDFSASAACDGAKGLITVTDKDRSHTAAEVTVFLENNGADLRQVGEAQTVKGSKKGVTISFAEDWEPGAIYRIHVKATVGKKTVDEDISPNLTTPSKACTADDTTTPSGTPSNTPSGTPSSTPSDTAPPPADTAAPSPSVSDSGTESASASAAPVPSASNAPSAAAQESNLAETGANSNTGLIVGIAGALVVVGGGAVFFGIRRRGSSNR; this is encoded by the coding sequence GTGTCCCTTTCCCGCCGTACCGCCGCTCGTTCGGTGCGCATGCTCGGCGTCACCGCCGCTTCCGCCGCCCTCGCGTTCAGCGCCGCCGGCACCGCGCTGGCCTGCGATATCAGTGATTTCTCCGCCTCCGCCGCCTGTGACGGCGCGAAGGGCCTCATCACCGTCACCGACAAGGACCGCTCGCACACCGCGGCCGAGGTCACGGTCTTCCTCGAGAACAACGGCGCCGACCTCCGGCAGGTCGGCGAGGCCCAGACCGTCAAGGGCTCGAAGAAGGGCGTCACCATCTCCTTCGCCGAGGACTGGGAGCCGGGCGCGATCTACCGGATCCACGTCAAGGCCACGGTGGGCAAGAAGACCGTCGACGAGGACATCAGCCCGAACCTGACCACCCCGTCCAAGGCCTGCACGGCCGACGACACCACCACCCCGTCCGGCACACCGTCGAACACGCCGTCCGGCACCCCCTCCTCGACCCCGTCGGACACCGCTCCGCCGCCGGCCGACACCGCCGCCCCGAGCCCGTCCGTCTCGGACTCGGGCACGGAGTCGGCGAGCGCCAGCGCCGCGCCCGTGCCCTCCGCGAGCAACGCCCCCTCGGCCGCGGCCCAGGAGTCCAACCTCGCCGAGACCGGCGCCAACTCCAACACCGGCCTGATCGTCGGCATCGCGGGCGCCCTGGTCGTCGTAGGCGGTGGCGCGGTGTTCTTCGGCATACGTCGCCGTGGATCCAGCAACCGCTGA
- a CDS encoding VOC family protein: MTSTAYQQMIFVNLPVNDLDASKKFFTELGYTINPQFSDDNATSVVISDTIVAMLLIKPFYSTFTKKEIADATTTSEVLVALSAESREKVDELVDKALTLGGTPSGETQDMGFMYGRSFDDLDGHTWEIIWMDPATIAG; this comes from the coding sequence ATGACCAGCACGGCCTACCAGCAGATGATCTTCGTGAACCTGCCCGTGAACGACCTCGACGCCTCGAAGAAGTTCTTCACGGAGCTCGGCTACACGATCAACCCGCAGTTCAGCGACGACAACGCGACCTCCGTGGTGATCAGCGACACGATCGTCGCGATGCTCCTCATCAAGCCGTTCTACTCGACCTTCACCAAGAAGGAGATCGCGGACGCCACGACGACCAGCGAGGTCCTGGTCGCCCTCAGCGCCGAGAGCCGCGAGAAGGTCGACGAGCTGGTCGACAAGGCGCTCACGCTGGGCGGCACGCCCAGCGGCGAGACCCAGGACATGGGCTTCATGTACGGCCGCTCCTTCGACGACCTCGACGGCCACACCTGGGAGATCATCTGGATGGACCCGGCTACCATCGCAGGCTGA
- a CDS encoding ABC transporter ATP-binding protein, with protein MEAPPDNDVLWARSLHFTHRDGSPGLAGVSLGVREGEILAVSGPRGSGKTTLLHCLSGLVPAQRGEVWFNSVPVHTMGPMARERLRRDRFGWIDPVPVLVPELNVWENAALPLMLRGTSRRRAKVAALEWLERLDIGDRARSRPHELTQAERQRVCITRALAPAPSVLFADEPTAPLHRADRSHVLRTLTTAARSHGITVVLATHDPETAALADRTVPLLDGRRVRTLHLPPVTEQQGRGAACSLSV; from the coding sequence ATGGAGGCCCCGCCGGACAACGACGTGCTCTGGGCACGCTCCCTGCACTTCACGCACCGCGACGGCTCGCCCGGCCTGGCCGGCGTCTCGCTGGGCGTGCGGGAGGGCGAGATCCTCGCCGTCAGCGGGCCGCGCGGCAGCGGCAAGACGACCCTGCTGCACTGTCTGTCCGGCCTGGTGCCCGCCCAGCGCGGCGAGGTCTGGTTCAACAGCGTCCCCGTGCACACGATGGGCCCGATGGCCCGCGAACGGCTGCGCCGCGACCGCTTCGGCTGGATCGACCCGGTACCGGTCCTCGTCCCCGAACTCAACGTCTGGGAGAACGCGGCCCTCCCCCTGATGCTGCGCGGCACCAGCCGCCGCCGGGCCAAGGTCGCCGCCCTGGAGTGGCTGGAGCGCCTCGACATCGGCGACCGGGCCCGCAGCCGCCCGCACGAACTCACCCAGGCGGAACGCCAGCGCGTCTGCATCACGCGGGCGCTCGCTCCCGCCCCCTCCGTCCTCTTCGCGGACGAGCCGACGGCCCCCCTCCACCGCGCGGACCGGTCCCACGTCCTGCGCACCCTGACGACGGCGGCCCGCTCCCACGGCATCACCGTGGTGCTGGCCACCCACGACCCGGAGACCGCGGCCCTCGCCGACCGCACGGTGCCGCTGCTGGACGGGCGCCGGGTGAGGACGCTCCACCTGCCCCCGGTCACGGAGCAGCAAGGCCGGGGGGCCGCGTGCTCGCTCTCCGTCTGA